From Fusarium fujikuroi IMI 58289 draft genome, chromosome FFUJ_chr07, a single genomic window includes:
- a CDS encoding related to MAK11 protein (maintenance of killer toxin-encoding satellite M1 dsRNA) has protein sequence MAKRKRQAIAQNEPASEPSIKKKAKGTQVLKEKPVKAKTSALKKSTTTTSNAPETIQIVVGSYDRILHGLTVTVGGKEKAEFADTFLFNAHTSAIRCVAASPISAPVPGQTQKVMLASGSTDERVNVYNLSAHPPSRKNQEILAKVAPRPILENPKNREVGTLLHHSSTVTSLCFPTRSKLLSSSEDSTIAVTRTRDWSLLSNIKAPIPKPQGRPSGDTAPFGGTPSGVNDFAIHPSMKLMISVSKGERSMRLWNLVTGKKAGVLNFSKDMLQEAGEGKHSTGEGRRVVWGSVDGADEFAVGFDRDIVAFGMDSVPKCRIMGSIRTKVHQFFYVALDKEGDATLLAVATEDGRILFFSTKESDLTQPESEDKKLPTAKLMGQIGGKAGGVEGRIKDFVVVPSAEDASTLYVAGGSSDGRVRVWRVGVPELQGSDKAEEGKGELLGTYETQNRITCMTAFMMIPRPEGVEESEDELEDEEEEESDSDEE, from the coding sequence ATGGCCAAACGCAAGAGACAAGCTATCGCTCAAAACGAACCTGCTTCTGAGCCTtcgatcaagaagaaggcaaagggTACTCAAGTTCTTAAGGAAAAACCTGTGAAGGCAAAGACTTCGGCGCTGAAGAAGTCTACCACGACCACTTCGAATGCGCCCGAGACTATCCAGATCGTTGTCGGCTCCTACGACCGAATTCTTCACGGATTGACAGTGACGGTTGGAGGAAAGGAGAAGGCTGAATTCGCCGACACATTTCTCTTCAATGCTCATACCTCGGCGATTCGCTGCGTCGCTGCGTCGCCCATTTCAGCGCCCGTTCCTGGACAGACACAAAAGGTCATGCTTGCCTCTGGCAGCACTGATGAGCGGGTAAACGTTTACAACTTGTCGGCGCATCCTCCCAGCCGAAAGAACCAGGAGATCCTGGCCAAGGTTGCTCCGCGACCAATTCTCGAGAACCCCAAGAACCGAGAGGTTGGCacgcttcttcatcactctTCGACTGTGACATCGCTATGTTTCCCTACACGCTCAAAGCTACTATCATCGAGCGAAGACTCTACAATTGCGGTCACACGAACACGAGATTGGTCTTTACTTAGCAACATCAAGGCACCTATTCCTAAGCCTCAAGGCCGTCCTAGCGGCGACACAGCGCCTTTCGGTGGTACACCTTCTGGCGTCAACGATTTTGCCATCCACCCCAGTATGAAGCTTATGATTAGCGTCAGCAAGGGCGAGCGATCAATGCGATTATGGAACTTGGTCACTGGCAAGAAGGCTGGAGTTTTGAACTTTAGCAAAGACATGCTGCAGGAGGCTGGCGAGGGGAAGCATTCTACTGGAGAGGGCCGAAGAGTTGTTTGGGGAAGCGTTGACGGAGCAGATGAGTTCGCGGTAGGATTTGATCGGGATATTGTCGCATTTGGCATGGACAGTGTGCCCAAATGCAGGATTATGGGATCAATTCGAACAAAGGTGCACCAGTTCTTCTATGTTGCACTGGACAAGGAAGGGGATGCGACGTTACTGGCGGTTGCTACAGAGGACGGTCGCATCCTGTTCTTCTCGACTAAGGAATCGGACCTTACACAACCGGAGTCggaggacaagaagctccCGACAGCCAAGTTGATGGGTCAAATCGGCGGAAAAGCCGGCGGAGTTGAGGGCCGAATCAAGGACTTTGTGGTGGTGCCGAGTGCGGAGGATGCCTCAACGCTGTACGTGGCTGGCGGGAGCAGCGACGGACGGGTCCGCGTCTGGCGGGTGGGCGTACCGGAGCTGCAAGGTAGCGACAAGGCAGAGGAGGGCAAGGGAGAGTTGTTGGGGACGTATGAGACGCAAAACAGAATCACATGCATGACGGCGTTTATGATGATACCCCGGCCAGAGGGAGTTGAggagagtgaggatgagctggaagatgaagaggaagaggagagtgatAGCGATGAAGAGTAA